In the genome of Candoia aspera isolate rCanAsp1 chromosome 1, rCanAsp1.hap2, whole genome shotgun sequence, one region contains:
- the PTRHD1 gene encoding putative peptidyl-tRNA hydrolase PTRHD1, which produces MAAGRSLVQYVVLRGDLLREPFSWPLGALVAQACHAALAVVHAHYEHPDTAAYLAQDGSMRTVVLEAPDECALSTLAKTLQQNGIDYKVWIEQPENIATCIALRPYLKEHVHRHLKNFKLLK; this is translated from the exons ATGGCGGCAGGGCGCTCTTTGGTGCAGTATGTGGTTCTAAGAGGCGACTTGTTACGCGAACCTTTCTCGTGGCCATTGGGGGCCTTGGTAGCTCAGGCCTGCCACGCGGCCTTGGCCGTGGTCCATGCGCACTATGAGCACCCAGATACCGCGGCTTATCTAGCCCAGGATGGCAGCATGAGGACCGTGGTGCTGGAG GCTCCAGATGAGTGTGCCTTGAGTACATTAGCAAAGACGCTCCAGCAGAATGGCATTGATTATAAAGTCTGGATAGAACAACCAGAAAACATAGCTACTTGCATTGCCCTCCGCCCCTACCTGAAAGAGCATGTACATCGTCACCTAAAGAATTTCAAACTCTTGAAATGA